Proteins found in one Pogoniulus pusillus isolate bPogPus1 chromosome 36, bPogPus1.pri, whole genome shotgun sequence genomic segment:
- the CCDC27 gene encoding coiled-coil domain-containing protein 27: MDAEGTGEAAAGAGGREEDAQGTSQEAPVAELPESQQSDRELREELRRAKEEYNMATGAICSLQRQLEIQGSQLRRATAEKEMLQKQLREREKQLQAMSSKFCSLREERKHEEMLVAMQEENCSLQQLVTEQESQLAEQKQLLGELQGTVSQLQAEVLASQRHLQRQQQAQEVLQSQAETLQHRELQARVALEQVASRFDRFRSRILQATFSTAGSKAPQAELSDQDVLEAMQKIINEWVESQQLLTQNGAKVPSLHSTDTSTPTHAKSRRKSSVK; the protein is encoded by the exons ATGGACGCGGAGGGCACAGGGGAAGCAGCCGCCGGTGccggtggcagagaggaggatgCTCAAGGGACCTCGCAAGAGGCGCCGGTGGCAGAGCTCCCCGAGAGCCAGCAAAGCGACCGGGAGCTGCGTGAGGAGCTGCGGAGAGCAAAGGAGGAGTACAACATGGCCACAG GTGCCATCTGCTCCTTGCAAAGGCAGCTGGAGATCCAAGGATCCCAGCTCCGCAGAGCCACGGCTGAGAAGGAGATGCTCCAAAAGCAgctcagagagagggagaagcagctccAAGCCATGTCCAGCAAg TTCTGcagcctgagagaagaaaggaaacacgAGGAGATGCTGGTGGCCATGCAGGAGGAGAactgcagccttcagcag CTTGTTACAGAACAAGAATCCCAACTGGCTgaacagaagcagctgctgggtgagctgcagggcacagtcagccagctgcaggcagaggttcTGGCCAGCCAACGCCAtctccagaggcagcagcaagcgcaagaggtgctgcagagccaggctgagacgctgcagcacagggagctgcaggcaagagtggcactggagcaggtcgCCAGCAGG TTTGACAGATTCAGAAGCAGAATCCTGCAGGCTACcttcagcacagcaggcagcaaagctccccaggcagagctctcTGACCAGGACGTGCTGGAGGCGATGCAG aagatcattaATGAGTGGGTGgagtcccagcagctgctgacacaGAATGGTGCCAAGGTCccctcactgcacagcaccGACACATCCACTCCCACCCATGccaagagcaggagaaagagtTCTGTAAAGTAG
- the LOC135190666 gene encoding myo-inositol 2-dehydrogenase-like yields MGRKKKTLHDYAAEFSELAVKRHLLERGAAGEAAVVETLYCTSCQLPMRVRRDRILEHLSSGRHYRNRRLLRQHGLRAPLLLSAGPEVGASHPLQLDPPSLLSQPSFLLAASAGSSTGYGTAPSPPSCHKPPVPQQPLPASSSPAAAVAVPREDPAPSTSASRPAALSTFHMRLAAGPSQQAAHRGAAPEASRSPAPAPRHCGSVGLALFGVGLLQKASLRSLVEESGCCLLYIVEEQLEEVQRAFDCQFLAGTRVLRQQDADVALNDQRVSGAIICSPPEEASEIVIDALRAGKGVLCERLPSVDRQRAEACFAEAERCGRPLVCGFYKRFDPALQFLYKKVREGQALGRIHRISTTSSIYPAASLSSLKASGGIFYNAAVHDIDITSLLLGERAPDTVFSLGHAFCEEVAQVQDADTAAVSMQFPSGAIATLDISQHCTRTCEHRLEVQGSQGALRVDNWNPLGITERGTTAPICSQTQADRYRDAHRELFRHFLRTLQGKEPPVVTKEQFLWTLQVAAAAEQSWRSGAAVALRGEAIAPAAVKTEAV; encoded by the exons ATGGGGCGGAAGAAGAAGACTCTGCACGACTACGCGGCCGAGTTCTCGGAGCTGGCGGTGAAGCGGCACCTGCTGGAGCGCGGCGCGGCCGGGGAGGCGGCGGTGGTGGAGACTCTGTActgcacctcctgccagctgcccaTGCGCGTCCGCCGCGACCGCATCCTCGAGCACCTCTCCTCCGGCCGCCACTACCGCAACCGCCGCCTGCTCCGCCAGCACGGCCTGCGAGCCCCGCtcctgct ctctgcaggtccGGAGGTCGGTGCCAGCCACCCGCTGCAGCTGGACCCCCCCTCGCTGCTCTCCCAGCCCTCCTTCCTCCTGGCCGCCAGCGCCGGCAGCAGCACCGGCTACGGCACGGCCCCTTCGCCGCCCTCCTGCCACAAGCCGCCGGTCCCCCAGCAGCCGCTCCCCGCCTCTAgctcccccgccgccgccgtggCCGTGCCCAGGGAAGACCCCGCGCCCTCCACCTCCGCCAGCCGCCCCGCGGCGCTCTCCACCTTCCACATGAGGCTGGCTGCCGGCCCCtcgcagcaggctgcccaccgCGGGGCTGCCCCCGAGGCTTCCCGCAGCCCGGCGCCCGCCCCGCGGCACTGCGGCAGCGTCGGCTTGGCCCTCTTCGGCGTCGGACTCCTTCAGAAAGCCTCCTTGCGGAGCCTGGTGGAGGAGAgcggctgctgcctgctttacatcgtggaggagcagctggaggaggtgcAGCGAGCCTTCGACTGCCAGTTCCTGGCTGGCACCAGGGTGCTGCGGCAGCAGGACGCCGATGTGGCGCTCAACGACCAGCG AGTCTCTGGAGCCATCATTTGCTCACCACCTGAGGAAGCCTCTGAGATCGTCATCGATGCTCTGCGAGCAg GCAAAGGGGTGCTCTGTGAGAGGCTGCCCAGCGTGGacaggcagagggcagaagcTTGCTTTGCTGAAGCTGAGAGATGTGGCAGACCCTTGGTGTGTGGCTTCTACAA gcgttttgacccagcactgcagttcCTGTACAAGAAGGTCCGTGAGGGCCAGGCGCTGGGCAGGATCCACCGCAtctccaccaccagcagcatctacccagcagcatccctcagCTCCCTGAAGGCATCAG GTGGGATCTTCTACAACGCTGCCGTGCACGATATCGACATCACCAGTTTGTTACTGGGAGAGAGGGCACCAGACACAGTGTTCTCACTGGGGCATGCCTTCTGTGAAG AggtggcccaggtgcaggacgcAGACACGGCCGCGGTCAGCATGCAGTTCCCTAGCGGAGCCATTGCCACCCTGGACATCAGCCAGCACTGCACCAGGACCTGCGagcacaggctggag GTCCAGGGGTCTCAGGGAGCCTTACGGGTGGACAATTGGAATCCCCTGGGGATCACGGAGCGCGGCACCACGGCCCCCATCTGCTCCCAGACGCAGGCTGATCGCTACAGggatgctcacagggaactCTTCCGACACTTCCTGAGAACCCTGCAAg